The following are from one region of the Ignavibacteriales bacterium genome:
- a CDS encoding cyclodeaminase/cyclohydrolase family protein: MLTSLSVTNFLDELASSSPAPGGGSVSALAASLGTALTSMVCRLTIGKKKYADVQGEMEEVLKQSEELRAQFNAMIDEDTAAFNKVMAAYGLPKETEEQKVKRTAEIQKAMKTATLVPLRLMELCLNALELVKIIVEKGNQNSLSDAGVAALILHAGGEGAALNVKINLGSLSDSSFVAQTKTKVEHYRISLETFTSDILASVNKHLV, from the coding sequence ATGCTTACATCTCTTTCTGTTACTAACTTTCTTGATGAACTTGCATCCAGCTCTCCTGCGCCCGGTGGTGGAAGCGTCTCTGCGCTCGCTGCATCACTTGGAACCGCACTCACGTCAATGGTATGCCGGCTCACCATCGGCAAAAAGAAATATGCTGATGTGCAGGGAGAAATGGAAGAAGTACTGAAGCAATCGGAAGAGCTTCGCGCTCAATTCAACGCAATGATCGACGAAGACACAGCAGCATTCAACAAGGTCATGGCGGCGTATGGATTACCAAAGGAAACAGAAGAACAGAAGGTGAAACGTACAGCAGAAATTCAAAAAGCAATGAAAACAGCGACGCTCGTTCCGTTACGACTCATGGAACTTTGCCTCAATGCGTTAGAACTTGTTAAGATCATAGTAGAGAAAGGAAATCAAAATTCTCTTTCTGACGCCGGAGTTGCTGCGCTAATACTGCATGCAGGAGGCGAGGGCGCTGCTTTGAATGTTAAGATTAATCTTGGTTCATTAAGTGATAGTAGCTTTGTCGCCCAGACAAAAACGAAGGTAGAACACTATCGCATTTCTCTAGAAACTTTTACTTCCGATATTCTTGCGAGCGTGAACAAACATTTGGTGTAA
- the ftcD gene encoding glutamate formimidoyltransferase has protein sequence MKKLVECVPNFSEGRNQETIDAICTSVRSVPGIRLLNVEPDKDYNRTVVTFIGAPDAVLEAAFQATKTAAEHIDMAQHKGEHPRIGAADVVPFVPISDMTMNDCVQLANMYGKRVASELNIPIYLYEFASRSPYRKNLSDIRKGEYEGLPEKLIDPAWKPDYGEPVFNSKSGVTVTGARSILIAYNINLNTKDVTLAHEIALRIRESGRVMKDKYDNQVKNEKGETIKVPGTLKAVKALGVFLERFRIAQVSINLVDFEITSMHEAYEEVKKQAQALGINVTGSELVGLTPLAAMLKAGKFYSDKKTLSEQEYITLAVEKLGLNQFEPFDTKKKIIEYQI, from the coding sequence ATGAAAAAACTCGTAGAATGCGTTCCGAATTTTAGCGAAGGACGGAATCAAGAAACAATCGATGCTATCTGCACAAGTGTTCGAAGTGTGCCCGGAATCCGTTTGCTCAATGTTGAGCCGGATAAAGATTACAACCGAACAGTAGTAACATTTATCGGTGCACCAGATGCTGTACTGGAAGCAGCGTTCCAGGCAACGAAAACTGCGGCTGAACATATCGATATGGCACAGCACAAAGGCGAACATCCACGCATCGGCGCTGCTGATGTCGTACCGTTCGTTCCGATCAGCGATATGACAATGAATGATTGTGTGCAGCTTGCGAACATGTACGGCAAACGTGTTGCATCCGAGTTGAACATTCCAATTTACTTATATGAATTTGCATCGCGTTCACCTTATAGAAAAAATCTTTCCGATATCCGCAAGGGCGAATACGAGGGTCTGCCGGAAAAATTGATAGACCCTGCATGGAAACCGGATTACGGTGAACCGGTCTTCAATTCAAAATCCGGTGTTACCGTCACCGGTGCGCGAAGTATTCTCATAGCATACAATATCAATCTCAATACAAAAGACGTTACGTTAGCACACGAAATAGCGTTGCGTATCCGTGAGAGTGGACGCGTGATGAAAGACAAGTACGATAATCAAGTAAAAAACGAAAAAGGAGAAACGATAAAAGTTCCTGGCACGCTGAAAGCTGTAAAAGCCCTAGGCGTCTTCCTGGAGCGATTCAGAATTGCACAAGTTTCCATTAATCTTGTGGATTTTGAAATTACTTCCATGCACGAAGCTTATGAAGAAGTGAAAAAACAGGCCCAAGCGCTCGGCATTAATGTCACGGGAAGCGAACTTGTTGGATTAACACCGCTCGCCGCAATGCTGAAAGCGGGTAAGTTTTATTCAGATAAAAAAACACTTTCCGAGCAAGAGTATATTACACTCGCTGTCGAGAAATTAGGATTAAACCAGTTTGAACCGTTCGATACGAAGAAAAAAATCATTGAATACCAGATTTAA
- a CDS encoding amino acid-binding protein — MIIKQLSVFLENKSGRLTEVTETLASAQINISAFSIADTSEFGILRMIVSKPEAAEAALKAKGISVHITEVVAVVVPHNPGGLHRTLEILSSEGISVEYMYAFAMGDRATVIIRTDAIQQTIMVLQKHKLELLKANDIYEV, encoded by the coding sequence ATGATCATAAAACAACTTTCAGTATTTCTCGAAAATAAGTCAGGTCGTTTGACTGAAGTAACCGAAACGTTAGCTTCAGCACAAATTAATATTTCAGCTTTCAGTATTGCCGATACCTCTGAATTCGGCATCCTGAGGATGATCGTAAGCAAGCCGGAAGCGGCGGAAGCAGCATTGAAAGCAAAGGGAATTTCTGTACATATCACAGAAGTTGTCGCCGTCGTGGTTCCGCACAACCCTGGTGGTTTACATAGGACATTGGAAATTCTATCTTCCGAAGGAATCAGCGTAGAATATATGTATGCATTCGCTATGGGTGATCGTGCAACCGTGATCATTCGCACCGATGCAATTCAACAGACCATCATGGTTTTACAGAAGCATAAATTGGAATTGCTCAAAGCAAACGATATTTATGAAGTATAG
- a CDS encoding PLP-dependent aminotransferase family protein → MSLATRPDIISFAGGMPGNELFPVEEIDEIYNTLPLDIKQTAFQYGPTPGYPPLLESLKEYLKRKGMPVETNKLMITTGSLQAINILAKVFIDPEDVVVTENPCFIGGISAFKSYQADLHGIDLDDDGIDISSLKSFLHETKSKPPKFIYLTPNFHNPAGILYTEQRKKELVPLLQEHELMLIEDDAYGELYFDEEARKRVVPMKALYEDELDICYTSSFSKILGPGFRLGWMLVPQDIYQKAELCKQSMDACSPNFTQVLANEFLQSGKMDLYIKKMRVIYKRRKDTMADAIRKYFPDEISWVEPKGGFYIWIKLPPNIDIMSVLKASIEKGAVFVIGKTFDPEGKDNSHFRLAYSHTPEDKIEKGIHILGDCLKEALKLSN, encoded by the coding sequence ATGAGTCTTGCAACCCGGCCGGATATTATTTCGTTTGCCGGCGGTATGCCGGGCAACGAGCTTTTTCCTGTCGAAGAAATCGACGAGATTTATAATACGCTGCCTCTCGATATCAAGCAGACCGCTTTTCAATACGGTCCTACACCGGGTTATCCTCCATTGCTCGAATCCCTTAAAGAGTATTTGAAAAGGAAAGGAATGCCGGTTGAAACAAATAAGTTGATGATTACAACCGGTTCCTTGCAAGCGATTAATATTCTTGCAAAAGTATTTATCGATCCGGAAGATGTAGTGGTAACTGAAAATCCTTGCTTTATCGGAGGGATTTCTGCGTTCAAATCGTATCAAGCAGATCTTCATGGAATAGATTTAGATGACGACGGGATCGATATCTCATCCTTGAAAAGTTTTTTACATGAAACGAAATCGAAGCCCCCAAAATTTATTTATCTAACGCCAAACTTTCATAATCCTGCCGGCATACTGTATACAGAACAGCGAAAGAAGGAATTGGTACCTTTGCTTCAAGAGCATGAACTCATGCTCATCGAAGATGATGCATACGGCGAATTGTATTTCGATGAAGAAGCTCGGAAAAGAGTAGTTCCAATGAAGGCGTTGTATGAAGACGAACTTGATATATGCTATACAAGTTCTTTTTCAAAAATACTTGGACCCGGTTTTAGATTAGGTTGGATGCTGGTACCGCAGGATATTTATCAGAAAGCCGAATTATGCAAGCAGTCAATGGATGCCTGTTCGCCTAACTTTACGCAGGTACTAGCGAATGAATTTCTACAAAGCGGCAAGATGGATCTCTACATTAAAAAAATGCGCGTAATTTATAAGCGGCGTAAAGATACAATGGCTGATGCCATCCGCAAATATTTTCCCGATGAAATTTCATGGGTGGAGCCAAAAGGCGGGTTTTACATTTGGATAAAATTACCGCCGAACATCGATATTATGTCAGTGCTCAAAGCAAGCATTGAAAAAGGAGCTGTCTTTGTCATTGGAAAGACATTCGACCCGGAAGGGAAGGATAATAGTCATTTCAGGCTGGCATACTCGCACACTCCTGAAGACAAAATCGAAAAAGGAATTCATATTCTTGGTGATTGCCTTAAAGAAGCGTTGAAACTATCAAATTAA
- a CDS encoding four helix bundle protein: MDKIQTRKPYNLEERTLQYTKDVISLVGKAPKNLSNIEIAKQLIRSTGSVGANYIEANESLGKKDFVMYTRIARKEEKESRYRLQ; encoded by the coding sequence ATGGATAAAATCCAAACAAGGAAACCATACAATCTTGAGGAGCGAACACTTCAGTATACAAAAGATGTCATTTCTCTGGTCGGTAAGGCGCCTAAGAATTTATCGAATATTGAAATCGCAAAACAATTAATTCGATCAACAGGATCGGTGGGAGCAAATTATATTGAAGCAAATGAATCATTAGGAAAGAAAGATTTTGTGATGTATACTCGAATTGCTCGTAAGGAAGAAAAAGAAAGTCGTTATAGGCTACAATGA